From bacterium, the proteins below share one genomic window:
- a CDS encoding metallophosphoesterase has protein sequence MKQDILNVTHNWADGSANIAIEGLEAPVRILHLTDVHLRYIDERDIHQQDNIQEETRTVGGPHQLGFYELMEQAPSMNLDLLVFTGDMMHWPTKANIERLKETADKTGVPFIFTSGNHDYLYPQLKTGFEKRQEMWPVLDPLTEGQPECFNADVGGIRFVGIDNSLYQVTPRQLAFAKEQLAKGMPTVFIMHIPISLSTLRPAAIDYWGAPILMGDLRWDQDSEDRKWTTQWNTPETLEFLHLMSFSPNLVAILSGHLHFNHADSINRNAVQYVTEAGWDGAHRLVEFAPLIREP, from the coding sequence ATGAAGCAGGACATTTTAAATGTGACCCATAACTGGGCGGACGGCAGCGCCAATATCGCTATCGAAGGGCTTGAAGCGCCAGTGCGTATCCTCCATCTTACCGATGTCCACCTGCGCTATATTGATGAGCGCGATATACACCAACAGGATAACATTCAGGAAGAAACCCGAACCGTAGGCGGTCCTCACCAGCTTGGCTTCTATGAGCTTATGGAACAAGCCCCCTCAATGAATCTGGACTTGTTAGTCTTTACCGGCGATATGATGCACTGGCCGACGAAAGCGAATATCGAGCGTTTGAAAGAGACGGCTGACAAGACCGGCGTGCCTTTTATTTTCACCTCCGGCAATCATGATTACCTCTATCCGCAATTGAAAACAGGTTTTGAGAAGCGTCAAGAAATGTGGCCAGTGCTTGACCCCCTCACCGAAGGCCAACCGGAATGCTTTAACGCCGATGTTGGAGGTATTCGTTTTGTTGGAATTGATAATTCGCTCTATCAAGTCACTCCCCGCCAACTTGCCTTTGCCAAAGAGCAGTTGGCGAAAGGGATGCCCACCGTTTTTATTATGCACATCCCAATCAGCCTTTCAACCCTACGCCCTGCTGCCATAGACTATTGGGGCGCACCGATTTTAATGGGCGATTTAAGATGGGATCAAGACAGCGAAGACCGCAAATGGACTACTCAGTGGAATACCCCCGAAACGCTCGAATTCCTTCACCTCATGTCTTTTAGCCCAAACCTGGTAGCTATCCTATCCGGCCATCTGCATTTTAACCATGCCGATTCAATTAACCGAAACGCCGTCCAATACGTAACCGAAGCCGGCTGGGACGGCGCCCACCGCTTAGTCGAATTCGCCCCCTTAATCAGAGAGCCATAA